In Sardina pilchardus chromosome 10, fSarPil1.1, whole genome shotgun sequence, one genomic interval encodes:
- the chst1 gene encoding carbohydrate sulfotransferase 1 — protein MQCSWKAVILLALASIAIQYTAIRTFTAKPFQMCPIPNPLNCGLGQEAEAFERVCDEYPYFTYNASRKTHVLILATTRSGSSFVGQLFNQHSDVFYLFEPLYHVQTTLIPRLAHSRNAADRRVMLGASRDLLRSLYHCDLYFLESYIKPVPSNHTTDKLFRRGASRALCSAPSCDAFGPGDIEEGECVRKCASLNLTLAADGCREHRHVAIKTVRVPEVGDLRALVEDPRLNLKVVQLVRDPRGILSSRIETFRDTYRLWRIWRATGRKPYNLDLTQLTTVCDDFLSSVSTGMSRPPWLKGRYMLVRYEDLALNPLQRTKEIYDFLGLTMDKNVVDWIQNNTRGSNELLAKHKYGTVRDSAANAESWRLKLSYDIVDYTQTVCQQILQELGYKTVRSLEELKNMSLSLIEDKTFVPFL, from the coding sequence ATGCAATGTTCCTGGAAGGCTGTGATTCTGCTTGCCCTGGCGTCTATAGCAATCCAGTACACAGCGATCAGGACGTTCACAGCCAAGCCCTTCCAAATGTGCCCCATCCCCAACCCTCTGAACTGTGGCCTGGGGCAGGAGGCGGAGGCGTTCGAGCGCGTCTGTGACGAGTACCCCTACTTCACCTACAACGCCTCCAGGAAGACGCACGTCCTCATCCTGGCCACCACACGCAGCGGGTCCTCCTTCGTGGGCCAGCTGTTCAACCAGCACTCGGACGTCTTCTACCTGTTCGAGCCCCTCTACCACGTCCAGACCACGCTCATCCCGCGCCTGGCCCACAGTCGCAACGCGGCCGACCGGCGGGTGATGCTGGGCGCCAGCCGCGACCTCCTGCGGAGCCTGTACCACTGCGACCTCTACTTCCTGGAGAGCTACATCAAGCCGGTGCCCAGCAACCACACCACGGACAAGCTGTTCCGCCGCGGGGCCAGCCGGGCGCTGTGCTCCGCCCCCTCCTGCGACGCCTTCGGCCCCGGCGACATCGAGGAGGGCGAGTGCGTGCGCAAGTGCGCCTCGCTCAACCTGACGCTGGCGGCCGACGGCTGCCGCGAGCACCGGCACGTGGCCATCAAGACGGTGCGCGTGCCCGAGGTGGGCGACCTGCGGGCGCTGGTGGAGGACCCGCGCCTCAACCTCAAGGTGGTGCAGCTGGTGCGCGACCCGCGCGGCATCCTGTCCTCGCGCATCGAGACCTTCCGGGACACGTACCGCCTGTGGCGCATCTGGAGGGCCACGGGCCGCAAGCCCTACAACCTGGACCTGACGCAGCTGACCACAGTCTGCGACGACTTCCTGAGCTCCGTGTCCACGGGCATGAGCCGGCCGCCTTGGCTCAAGGGCCGCTACATGCTGGTGCGCTACGAGGACCTGGCGCTCAACCCGCTCCAGAGGACCAAGGAGATCTACGACTTCCTGGGGCTGACCATGGACAAGAACGTGGTGGATTGGATTCAGAACAACACCAGGGGAAGCAACGAGCTGCTGGCCAAGCATAAATACGGCACTGTGAGGGACTCGGCAGCCAACGCCGAGAGCTGGAGGCTGAAATTGTCGTATGACATTGTTGATTACACTCAAACTGTGTGTCAGCAGATTTTACAGGAGCTCGGCTACAAGACGGTCAGGTCCCTCGAGGAGCTGAAAAatatgtctctctcgctcatcgAGGACAAAACATTTGTACCTTTTTTGTAA